Genomic window (Candidatus Methanoperedens sp.):
CTCTATGGCTTTACAATCATTCGGCAGATGCTCTAAAACTGCTATTGAGCTAATTTTAGAAAACACTTTTTTTTTAAATGGCAGATATTCTGCTGAACCCACAATAAAATGACATACTTCATCGTTATTCAATATTTGTTCTGCAAAATTTTTTGCTTTTTTAACACCTTGCAGTGAGATATCGATACCCACTGATACACAACCTCTTTGCGCAGCTTCTATAACAGTATAGCCAGAACCACCAATCCCGATATCAAGATAGTAACTTGAGTTTTCTCCATTCATATCTAGCATGGCGCATATCCTCCGAAGGTAACTGAGTCTCCAATTCTCCAGATGATATTTTTTATAATTTTTGTATTCGTTATCAAAATATTTTTTTTGAAAATTATATTGATTATTGATATTAATATTAGCAGAAGAATTAAATCTGTTCTTTATAAAAATCATATTGTAAGATAGATAATTCTTTAAGACAGGTATAATTTCCAAAATATTCTCAAATTTTTGTATTATGTTTAATAAGAATATATTTCTCAATGGATACACATGTGCTTCAAAAGATATAATTTTATAATTTTCAAAATAACCGCCGACCAAATTTCTAAATTTATCCTTTGAAAAATGCTTATGACCTCTAAGTAAAGTTAAGTGAATATAATTCAGTACGTGATATCTATTAGGTTCTATTAAAACAATAACCCCAGTTTTCTTTGTAACGCGACTCATTTCCTTCAGTGCATCATTGTAATGCAAAACATGATGTAAGGCATCTTTCTCAATAACAACATCATATATATTATTGCGAAATGGGAGATTGGATGCATCGGCTATCAAAAAATCTAAATTACAATTTTTTATCTTATTCCAATCATCAAACTTTTTAATGTCAATACAGATTAGTTTTGATTTTTCTGATAATATCTGATCGAGATTTCCTTTACCACATCCAATATCTAATATCAAAAAGTTGTCTTTCAGTTCAATATTCAAATTATATACTATCTTATTATAATAACATTCTTCCGAATATTTGAACATTTTTTTCCGCATTTATATTCTAAGCAATGCTCTTAACTTTACCATGGAATTTTTGGCGCCTTGCGACTTCAAAAGGTGAAGAGTATTCAATATATTTTTTGAGCTAGTATATACTTTCAAATATGCCCTCTTTTGCAGAGCTACCAACTTTTTTTGATCTACACCCGCCAATTCCAGCGTTTTACCAGTTTGTTTGCTGTAATCGGACCAATTTTCAGATAATAATCGCAAACCTCCTTCACCCGTCCTCGCCATGTCAGCAATTCTTGTTCCTGGGAAGGGGACCAGTATTGCAAAATTTGGATTGAATGCATCGAGTTGTGAGGCAAAATTAATAGTCTCCTTAATAGTCTTTTCAGTTTCATAAGGTAATCCGAT
Coding sequences:
- a CDS encoding class I SAM-dependent methyltransferase — encoded protein: MNIELKDNFLILDIGCGKGNLDQILSEKSKLICIDIKKFDDWNKIKNCNLDFLIADASNLPFRNNIYDVVIEKDALHHVLHYNDALKEMSRVTKKTGVIVLIEPNRYHVLNYIHLTLLRGHKHFSKDKFRNLVGGYFENYKIISFEAHVYPLRNIFLLNIIQKFENILEIIPVLKNYLSYNMIFIKNRFNSSANININNQYNFQKKYFDNEYKNYKKYHLENWRLSYLRRICAMLDMNGENSSYYLDIGIGGSGYTVIEAAQRGCVSVGIDISLQGVKKAKNFAEQILNNDEVCHFIVGSAEYLPFKKKVFSKISSIAVLEHLPNDCKAIEDMARVSKIQAKIVIIVPNAYKRILPIFWLPYYLHDKKIGHLRHYSEEQLGIKFKNHGFDIKNIFYSGHLVKIIQIVLSRFIPEINKPDSSLWWNLEKIDLKQKDAKNGLQLCMVFEKLRETTYSK